From the genome of Hathewaya histolytica, one region includes:
- a CDS encoding dihydroorotate dehydrogenase: MTKVNMCGIEFKNPVIAASGTFGFGEEFSNIYDVSKLGGISSKGLTLNKKEGNYGYRVFETSSGMINSVGLQNPGVDGFIKDYLPKMETYNTTIIANLGGGTIEDYVEGVKKLNNTSVHMIELNISCPNVKSGGMAFGVKSKVAYDVVKEVKRNCTKPLMVKLSPNAEDIVDMACACVDAGADALSLVNTFKALAIDINKKKPIFNNICAGLSGPAIKPIALRMVYEVCKIVNVPVMGLGGIMTTEDAIEFIMAGATAIQVGTANFVNPRASLNIVEGIEKFMERENIKSLEEIKGII; this comes from the coding sequence ATGACTAAAGTTAATATGTGTGGAATAGAATTTAAGAATCCTGTAATAGCTGCTTCTGGAACTTTTGGATTTGGTGAAGAATTCTCAAATATATATGATGTATCTAAATTAGGAGGAATATCTTCGAAGGGATTAACTTTAAATAAAAAAGAAGGAAACTATGGATATAGAGTTTTTGAAACAAGTAGCGGAATGATAAATAGTGTTGGACTTCAAAATCCAGGCGTAGATGGATTTATAAAAGATTATCTACCTAAGATGGAAACATATAATACAACAATAATAGCAAACTTAGGTGGAGGAACTATAGAAGATTATGTAGAGGGCGTTAAAAAGTTAAATAATACCTCAGTGCATATGATAGAATTAAATATATCTTGTCCTAATGTTAAAAGTGGTGGAATGGCCTTTGGAGTAAAGTCTAAGGTTGCATATGATGTAGTAAAAGAGGTTAAAAGGAATTGTACAAAACCTCTAATGGTAAAATTATCACCTAATGCAGAAGATATAGTTGATATGGCATGTGCTTGTGTGGATGCAGGAGCCGATGCATTATCATTAGTAAACACTTTTAAAGCACTGGCCATAGATATTAATAAAAAGAAACCAATTTTTAATAACATCTGTGCAGGTCTTTCAGGTCCAGCTATAAAACCTATAGCATTAAGAATGGTATACGAGGTATGTAAAATAGTAAATGTACCTGTTATGGGACTTGGGGGAATAATGACTACAGAAGATGCTATAGAATTTATTATGGCAGGTGCTACAGCTATACAGGTTGGAACAGCTAATTTTGTAAATCCACGAGCATCACTTAATATAGTAGAAGGTATAGAAAAATTCATGGAAAGAGAAAATATAAAGAGTTTAGAAGAAATAAAGGGGATAATATAG
- the pyrE gene encoding orotate phosphoribosyltransferase: protein MNNINVIGILKESEALLDGHFLLSSGRHSDRYCQCAKLLQYPDKAEKVLSVVCEKVKDLDFDMVVGPAMGGVIVAYEMGRQLGKPAIFTERVEGEMQLRRGFCIEKGKKVLITEDVVTTGKSSMETAKLLKELGAEVIGIATIVNRGVTNLELPVYSCVELDIQSYEKEKCPLCEKGMEYIKPGSRNIK from the coding sequence ATGAATAATATAAATGTAATAGGAATATTAAAAGAAAGTGAAGCATTACTAGATGGACACTTCTTACTTTCTTCAGGAAGACATAGCGATAGATACTGTCAATGTGCAAAATTACTTCAATATCCAGATAAAGCAGAAAAAGTTTTAAGTGTAGTTTGTGAAAAAGTAAAAGACTTAGACTTTGATATGGTAGTTGGACCTGCTATGGGGGGAGTAATAGTTGCATATGAAATGGGTAGACAACTAGGAAAGCCAGCAATATTTACAGAGAGAGTAGAAGGAGAAATGCAACTTAGAAGAGGTTTTTGTATAGAAAAAGGGAAGAAAGTATTAATTACAGAAGATGTAGTAACTACAGGTAAATCTTCTATGGAGACAGCAAAATTACTAAAAGAATTAGGAGCAGAGGTTATAGGAATTGCTACTATAGTAAATAGAGGAGTAACAAACTTAGAATTACCAGTATATAGCTGTGTAGAATTAGATATACAAAGCTATGAAAAAGAAAAATGTCCATTATGTGAAAAGGGTATGGAGTACATAAAGCCGGGAAGTAGAAATATAAAGTAA
- the pflA gene encoding pyruvate formate-lyase-activating protein, translated as MIKGFIHSIESMGLLDGPGIRTVVFFQGCALRCSYCHNPDTWNFSQGIEYTPLELLNKVEKFKPYFKNNGGVTFSGGDPLMQPKFLIQCLKLCREKGIHTTVDTSGIGIEKYYDEILKYTDLVLLDIKHVDEEGFRNLADHSMDGLNIFLKVLREHENKVWVRHVIVPGITDGKEHLDKLASIIKNIKNVEKIELLPYHTIGAHKYDKLNIPYKLENVPPMDKDKTKELQKYLESKIM; from the coding sequence ATGATAAAGGGATTTATTCACTCTATAGAAAGTATGGGACTTTTAGATGGTCCTGGTATAAGAACAGTAGTATTTTTTCAAGGATGCGCTTTAAGATGTTCTTATTGCCATAACCCAGATACTTGGAATTTCTCACAAGGAATAGAATATACCCCTCTAGAATTACTTAATAAAGTAGAAAAATTTAAGCCTTATTTTAAAAATAACGGCGGGGTAACCTTCTCTGGTGGGGATCCTTTAATGCAACCTAAATTTTTAATTCAATGTTTAAAATTATGTAGAGAAAAAGGTATCCATACTACTGTAGACACTTCAGGAATAGGTATAGAAAAGTACTATGATGAAATTCTTAAATATACAGATTTAGTCCTTCTAGATATAAAGCACGTAGATGAAGAAGGCTTTAGAAACTTAGCTGACCATAGTATGGATGGCTTAAACATATTTTTAAAGGTATTAAGAGAACATGAAAATAAAGTCTGGGTAAGACATGTAATTGTTCCTGGAATAACTGATGGAAAAGAACATTTAGATAAATTAGCGAGCATAATAAAGAATATTAAAAATGTAGAAAAGATTGAACTCCTTCCTTATCACACTATAGGTGCTCATAAGTATGATAAATTAAACATACCCTATAAACTAGAAAATGTACCACCTATGGATAAGGATAAAACAAAAGAACTACAAAAATACTTAGAATCTAAGATAATGTAA
- the pflB gene encoding formate C-acetyltransferase → MFKQWEDFKGDIWKKEVNVRDFIQKNYNLYEGDDSFLIGTTEKTDKVWAKSHELIIEEIKKGVIDIETNEISGINNFAPGYIDKDNEVILGLQTDAPLKRIVNPYGGTRMVEQSLEAYGYELNSDIKKYFTKYRKTHNQGVFDAYTKEARIARHVGLLTGLPDAYGRGRIIGDYRRIALYGMDFLIKEKKKDLNNLAGPATDELIRKREEVSEQIRAMAEIKKMAMSYGIDISEPAKDSREAVQFVYLGYLASVKENNGAATSLGRTTTFLDCFIDKDLRDGKITEAEAQELIDQFVIKLRLIRHLRTPEYNDLFAGDPTWITESIGGVGLNGRPLVTKTSFRFLHTLTNLGPAPEPNITVLWSEKLPEGFKKYCAKMSIETDAIQYENDDIMRPVYGDDYGIACCVSAMEIGKRMQFFGARANLAKSLLYAINGGYEEVKRAKDGSLELVIPHIPKMEDKVLDFDKVMCNFNKVMEYVADLYVNTMNTIHYMHDKYAYEAGQMALHDTEVKRFMAFGIAGLSVVADSLSAIKYAKVKPIRNEEGITTGFDIEGNFPKYGNDDDRVDDLAVYVVKKFSDELKKHETYRNADHSLSALTITSNVVYGKKTGSTPDGRKVGEPLAPGANPMHGRDENGALASLNSVAKIPYKDFCQDGISNTFSIVPDTLGKDDATRINNLVSVLDGYFSQSAFHLNVNVLNRDTLLDAMEHPEKYPTLTIRVSGYAVHFSRLTREQQLDVISRTFHDCM, encoded by the coding sequence ATGTTTAAACAATGGGAAGATTTTAAGGGAGATATTTGGAAAAAGGAAGTAAATGTTAGAGACTTTATTCAAAAAAACTATAATCTTTATGAGGGTGATGATAGCTTCCTAATTGGAACTACAGAAAAGACCGATAAAGTTTGGGCAAAATCTCATGAATTAATTATTGAAGAAATAAAAAAGGGCGTAATTGATATTGAAACTAATGAAATATCTGGTATTAACAACTTTGCACCTGGGTATATTGATAAGGATAATGAAGTTATTTTAGGCCTTCAAACTGACGCGCCTTTAAAGAGAATTGTTAATCCATATGGTGGTACAAGAATGGTAGAGCAATCCCTTGAAGCATATGGATATGAGCTTAATAGCGATATAAAAAAATACTTTACTAAATATAGAAAAACTCATAACCAAGGTGTATTTGATGCTTATACAAAAGAAGCTAGAATAGCAAGACACGTAGGACTTTTAACAGGACTTCCTGATGCTTATGGTAGGGGAAGAATTATAGGTGACTATAGAAGAATAGCTCTTTATGGTATGGATTTCTTAATAAAAGAAAAGAAAAAAGACCTTAACAATCTCGCAGGTCCTGCTACTGATGAATTAATAAGAAAAAGAGAAGAAGTATCTGAACAAATAAGGGCAATGGCAGAAATCAAGAAAATGGCTATGTCATATGGTATAGACATATCTGAACCAGCTAAAGATTCAAGAGAAGCTGTTCAATTTGTATATCTTGGATACTTAGCTTCTGTAAAAGAAAATAACGGTGCTGCAACTTCACTAGGTAGAACCACAACATTCTTAGATTGTTTTATAGATAAAGATCTAAGAGATGGAAAAATAACAGAAGCCGAAGCTCAAGAACTTATAGACCAATTCGTAATTAAATTAAGACTTATAAGACATCTTAGAACTCCAGAATATAATGATCTATTTGCAGGAGATCCAACTTGGATTACTGAGTCAATTGGTGGTGTAGGCTTAAATGGTAGACCGTTAGTTACTAAAACTTCATTTAGGTTCCTTCATACCCTAACTAATTTAGGTCCTGCTCCTGAACCAAATATAACAGTCCTATGGTCTGAAAAATTACCTGAAGGATTTAAAAAATATTGTGCAAAAATGTCCATTGAAACAGATGCAATCCAATATGAAAATGATGATATTATGAGACCTGTATACGGCGATGACTATGGTATTGCTTGTTGCGTTTCTGCTATGGAAATAGGTAAGAGAATGCAATTCTTTGGTGCTAGAGCTAACCTTGCTAAATCATTATTATATGCTATTAATGGTGGTTATGAAGAAGTTAAGAGAGCTAAAGATGGAAGCTTAGAATTAGTAATACCTCATATTCCAAAAATGGAGGATAAAGTTCTAGACTTTGATAAGGTTATGTGTAACTTTAATAAAGTTATGGAATATGTTGCCGATCTTTATGTAAATACAATGAATACAATTCATTACATGCATGATAAATACGCTTATGAAGCTGGTCAAATGGCCCTACATGACACTGAGGTTAAAAGGTTTATGGCTTTCGGTATAGCTGGATTATCAGTAGTTGCAGACTCTTTAAGTGCAATTAAATATGCAAAAGTTAAACCAATTAGAAATGAAGAAGGCATAACAACTGGATTTGATATTGAGGGTAACTTCCCTAAATACGGAAATGATGATGATAGAGTTGATGATCTAGCCGTATATGTAGTTAAAAAGTTCTCTGATGAACTTAAAAAGCATGAAACCTATAGAAATGCTGACCACTCATTATCAGCCCTTACCATTACATCAAATGTTGTTTATGGTAAGAAAACAGGTTCTACTCCAGATGGTAGAAAAGTAGGTGAACCTTTGGCACCTGGTGCAAATCCAATGCATGGAAGAGATGAAAATGGGGCTTTAGCATCACTTAACTCTGTTGCTAAAATACCATATAAAGATTTCTGCCAAGACGGTATCTCAAACACATTCTCTATAGTACCTGATACTTTAGGTAAGGATGATGCTACTAGAATAAATAATTTAGTTTCTGTGCTTGATGGATACTTCAGCCAAAGTGCATTCCACTTAAATGTAAACGTATTAAATAGAGATACCCTACTTGATGCTATGGAACACCCAGAAAAGTACCCTACTTTAACTATTAGAGTATCTGGATATGCTGTTCATTTCAGCAGACTAACTCGTGAACAACAATTAGATGTTATAAGTAGAACATTCCATGACTGTATGTAG
- a CDS encoding sugar phosphate isomerase/epimerase family protein, producing the protein MEIGLSSATFYPKINTEDSLKIIKDLGFDFAEIFINTHSEYSPKFLEILKKEKEKTELEILSVHAFCAIFELYLFDPYIRRRKDMIKYFKKHCKLTKELGAEFYTFHGMKYSSLDKNKLRSIKEIYEELSYIAGENGIKLAQENVSWCQSSSLEFLQFLKGEVKNPIYFTLDIKQAYKSGISPSEYIKIMGNRLVNIHINDRSSTEDCLLPGKGDVDFEKLFEELKKAGYKGKAIIEVYNENFNSYNELIESKKYLENI; encoded by the coding sequence ATGGAAATAGGATTATCTTCGGCTACTTTTTATCCAAAGATTAATACAGAGGATAGCTTAAAAATTATTAAAGATTTAGGGTTTGATTTTGCAGAGATATTTATAAATACTCATTCAGAATATAGTCCTAAGTTTTTAGAAATCCTAAAAAAAGAAAAGGAAAAGACAGAGTTAGAAATACTATCAGTTCACGCTTTTTGTGCTATTTTTGAGTTATATCTTTTTGATCCCTATATTAGACGAAGGAAAGATATGATTAAATATTTTAAGAAACATTGTAAACTTACTAAAGAATTAGGAGCAGAATTTTATACATTTCATGGTATGAAATATTCTAGTTTAGATAAAAATAAGCTGAGAAGTATAAAAGAGATTTATGAGGAATTATCGTATATTGCAGGAGAAAATGGAATAAAGTTAGCACAAGAAAATGTTTCCTGGTGTCAATCTTCAAGTTTAGAGTTCTTGCAGTTTTTAAAAGGAGAAGTTAAAAATCCAATATACTTTACATTAGATATAAAACAAGCATATAAATCAGGCATATCTCCTTCTGAATATATTAAAATTATGGGAAATAGGTTAGTGAATATTCATATAAATGATAGGAGTTCTACAGAAGATTGTTTACTTCCAGGAAAAGGTGATGTTGATTTTGAAAAACTTTTTGAGGAATTAAAAAAAGCTGGATATAAAGGTAAAGCGATTATAGAAGTATATAATGAAAACTTTAATAGTTATAATGAACTTATAGAATCTAAAAAATACTTGGAAAATATTTAA
- the tig gene encoding trigger factor, with product MNVKVEKKEKNVIELEITVAAEKFNEALKKAYAKNAKKFNIPGFRKGKAPMHIIKKFYGEGVFYEDAINFCCDDTYPKAISENDIKPVDYPKIDIVEIGEGKDFVYKAEVVTYPEVELGEYKGVEVEKVSYEVTEEEIDNRLKTAQERNARVEDKKDGAIEKGDIAVIDFKGYVDGVAFEGGEAQDYELEIGSGTFIGNFEDQLVGLKVEEEKEINVKFPEEYGREDLNNKDAKFEIKVKNIKFKELPALDDEFAKEVSEFETLEEYKNDIKKQMEESNEIKAKREFEEAVISKVCENAKVEIPSVMVEKEIDMMLKDLEMRLKYQGLDLESYYKYTNNTEEKVREFMQENAEKRVKTDLVISKIAEVEKVEATEEEITEKAKEVAKQYGDQDIEKTAELIAKSQGHLLTTDIVNEKVIDILVKNSKVSA from the coding sequence ATGAACGTTAAAGTTGAAAAAAAAGAAAAGAATGTTATAGAGCTTGAAATTACAGTTGCAGCTGAAAAATTTAACGAGGCTTTAAAGAAAGCTTATGCTAAAAATGCAAAGAAATTTAATATACCAGGATTTAGAAAAGGTAAAGCTCCTATGCATATAATAAAGAAATTTTATGGAGAAGGAGTTTTTTATGAAGATGCTATAAACTTCTGTTGTGATGATACATACCCAAAAGCTATTTCAGAAAATGATATAAAACCAGTGGATTATCCAAAAATTGATATAGTTGAAATTGGAGAAGGAAAAGACTTTGTATACAAAGCTGAAGTTGTAACTTATCCTGAAGTTGAGCTTGGTGAATATAAAGGTGTTGAAGTTGAAAAAGTATCTTATGAAGTAACTGAAGAAGAAATAGATAATAGATTAAAAACTGCTCAAGAAAGAAATGCAAGAGTAGAAGATAAAAAAGATGGCGCTATAGAAAAAGGTGACATCGCAGTTATAGATTTTAAAGGATATGTAGATGGAGTAGCTTTTGAAGGTGGAGAAGCTCAAGATTATGAACTTGAAATAGGTTCAGGAACTTTTATAGGTAACTTTGAGGATCAATTAGTAGGTCTAAAAGTTGAAGAGGAAAAAGAAATTAATGTTAAATTCCCAGAAGAATATGGCAGAGAAGATTTAAATAATAAAGATGCTAAATTCGAAATAAAAGTAAAGAACATCAAGTTCAAAGAGCTACCGGCTCTTGATGATGAATTTGCAAAGGAAGTTTCAGAATTCGAAACTTTAGAAGAATATAAAAATGATATTAAAAAGCAAATGGAAGAGTCAAATGAAATAAAAGCTAAAAGAGAATTTGAAGAAGCTGTTATAAGCAAAGTTTGTGAAAATGCAAAAGTTGAAATTCCAAGTGTTATGGTAGAAAAAGAAATAGATATGATGTTAAAAGACCTTGAAATGAGATTAAAGTATCAAGGATTAGACTTAGAATCATATTATAAATATACAAACAACACTGAAGAAAAAGTAAGAGAATTTATGCAAGAAAATGCTGAAAAGAGAGTTAAGACTGATCTTGTAATCAGTAAGATAGCTGAAGTTGAAAAGGTTGAAGCAACAGAAGAAGAAATAACTGAAAAGGCTAAAGAAGTTGCTAAGCAATATGGAGACCAAGATATAGAAAAAACAGCTGAATTAATAGCTAAGTCTCAAGGTCACTTATTAACAACTGATATAGTAAATGAAAAAGTTATTGATATCCTAGTTAAAAATAGCAAAGTAAGTGCATAA
- the clpP gene encoding ATP-dependent Clp endopeptidase proteolytic subunit ClpP, with amino-acid sequence MSLVPVVVEQTNRGERSYDIYSRLLKDRIIFLGEQVNDVSANLIVAQLLFLESEDPDKDIHLYINSPGGSITAGMAIYDTMQYIKPDVSTICIGMAASMGAFLLAAGANGKRFALPNSEIMIHQPLGGFQGQATDIDIHAKRILKIKDTLNQILSERTGQPLDKIKKDVERDYFMSGEEAKNYGLIDDVILNKK; translated from the coding sequence TTGAGTTTAGTACCAGTTGTAGTAGAGCAAACAAACAGAGGAGAAAGATCTTATGATATTTATTCTAGATTATTAAAGGATAGAATAATATTCCTAGGAGAACAAGTAAATGATGTTTCAGCTAACTTGATTGTAGCTCAATTATTATTTTTAGAATCAGAAGACCCTGATAAAGATATTCATCTTTATATAAATAGTCCGGGTGGTTCTATAACTGCAGGAATGGCTATTTATGATACAATGCAATATATCAAGCCAGACGTATCAACTATATGTATTGGTATGGCAGCTTCAATGGGAGCATTCTTGCTTGCAGCAGGAGCAAATGGAAAAAGATTTGCACTGCCTAATAGTGAAATAATGATTCACCAACCATTAGGAGGATTCCAAGGGCAAGCAACTGATATAGATATACATGCAAAACGTATACTAAAAATAAAAGATACTTTAAACCAAATTTTAAGTGAAAGAACAGGTCAACCTTTAGATAAGATAAAGAAAGATGTAGAGAGAGATTACTTTATGAGTGGAGAAGAAGCAAAAAATTATGGTTTAATTGATGATGTTATCTTAAATAAGAAATAA
- the clpX gene encoding ATP-dependent Clp protease ATP-binding subunit ClpX, with product MPKFDDKKQLKCSFCGKGQEEVKRLIAGPGVYICDECIDLCSEIISDELDENVEMNLENLPKPSQIKEYLDQYVVGQEGAKKSLAVAVYNHYKRISSNVNIDDVELQKSNILLLGPTGSGKTLLAQTLAKFLNVPFAIADATTLTEAGYVGEDVENILLKLIQNADYDIERAEKGIIYIDEIDKVARKSENPSITRDVSGEGVQQALLKILEGTVASVPPQGGRKHPHQEFIQLNTSNILFICGGAFDGVDKIIEKRTTKASIGFGSEVKSKTEKDVGTMLQDIMPGDLLKFGLIPEFVGRLPIIVTLESLKEEFLVRILKEPKNSLVKQYKKLFEMDNVLLDFEEESLLGIAKEAIDRNTGARGLRAIIEETMKDIMFEIPSNEGIEKVIITKDTLKSKEPKLIMAKDGVRTPIAKPKKKKELSGPETA from the coding sequence ATGCCAAAATTTGATGACAAAAAACAATTAAAGTGTTCATTTTGTGGAAAAGGTCAAGAAGAAGTTAAGAGATTAATAGCAGGGCCTGGGGTATATATTTGTGATGAATGTATAGACCTATGTTCAGAAATAATTTCAGACGAATTAGATGAAAATGTAGAAATGAATCTTGAAAATCTTCCAAAACCTTCACAAATAAAAGAATACTTAGATCAGTATGTAGTTGGTCAAGAAGGAGCTAAGAAATCCCTTGCCGTAGCAGTATATAATCATTATAAGAGAATCAGTTCAAATGTTAATATAGATGATGTAGAGCTTCAAAAGAGTAATATATTATTACTTGGACCTACGGGATCAGGTAAAACATTACTTGCTCAAACACTTGCTAAGTTTTTAAATGTACCTTTTGCTATTGCAGATGCAACGACACTAACAGAAGCTGGATACGTTGGAGAGGATGTTGAAAATATCCTACTTAAATTAATTCAAAATGCAGATTATGATATTGAAAGAGCAGAAAAAGGTATAATTTATATTGATGAAATTGATAAAGTAGCTAGAAAATCTGAAAATCCATCTATTACGAGAGATGTATCTGGAGAAGGAGTTCAACAGGCTTTACTTAAAATTTTAGAAGGAACAGTAGCTTCAGTTCCACCACAAGGTGGAAGAAAGCATCCTCACCAAGAATTTATTCAATTAAATACTTCTAACATATTATTTATATGTGGTGGAGCATTTGATGGTGTGGATAAAATAATAGAAAAAAGAACTACAAAAGCATCTATAGGATTTGGTTCAGAGGTGAAATCTAAAACTGAAAAAGATGTAGGAACGATGTTACAAGATATAATGCCTGGAGATCTTTTGAAATTTGGATTAATTCCTGAGTTTGTAGGAAGACTGCCTATTATAGTTACATTAGAATCTTTAAAAGAGGAATTCCTTGTTAGGATTTTGAAAGAACCTAAGAATTCTCTAGTAAAACAATATAAAAAGCTTTTCGAAATGGATAATGTTTTATTAGATTTTGAAGAGGAATCTCTTTTAGGAATTGCTAAAGAAGCTATCGATAGGAATACAGGGGCCAGAGGTCTTAGAGCAATTATAGAAGAAACCATGAAAGATATAATGTTTGAAATACCTTCTAATGAAGGTATAGAAAAAGTTATAATTACTAAAGACACATTAAAAAGTAAAGAACCTAAACTTATTATGGCTAAAGATGGAGTAAGAACTCCTATAGCGAAGCCAAAGAAAAAGAAAGAACTAAGTGGACCAGAAACAGCTTAA
- the lonB gene encoding ATP-dependent protease LonB, translating to MNTEVLIILEIFFTVVMGLYFLLTLKNQGTSKHSTIRESKKELEKLKCMREVSLTVPLSEKSRPISFDEIIGQEKGIRALKAALCSPNPQHVIIYGPPGVGKTAAARLVLEYAKGIPQCPFSNKANFIEVDCTTIRFDERGIADPLIGSVHDPIYQGAGAFGSAGIPQPKQGAVTRAHGGMLFLDEIGELHPIELNKLLKVMEDRKVYLQSSYYNSEDPNMPEYIKEVFENGLPADFRLVGATTRSPEEINPAIRSRCVEIFFRYLSSEEVEKIGENAVKKVCMKIEEDGLKLVGRYCTNGREAINLVQLAAGIAINDTRTEIIKEDILWVIENGQYSQRPEKNILETPKVGYVNGLGVYGANLGAVMEIEAMARKVGNNKGKINITGIVESEEISSSNRKLIKKSSAKCSIENVITVLQNLIGNSLKDYDIHVNFPGGVPIDGPSAGISIATAIYSALTEIPVSNDIAMTGEISILGKVKPVGGVNAKIGAAAKAGAKRVLIPYENWEENYSKFTDIKVIPVKRLTEVLELSLVTNNNMEITKENMGKIGKDKEIGILTAKSLREE from the coding sequence ATGAATACAGAAGTGTTAATTATTCTAGAGATATTTTTTACAGTGGTAATGGGTTTATATTTTTTATTAACATTAAAAAATCAAGGTACTTCAAAGCATAGTACCATTAGAGAAAGTAAGAAAGAGTTAGAAAAACTTAAGTGTATGAGAGAAGTATCTTTAACAGTGCCATTATCAGAAAAGAGTAGGCCTATAAGTTTTGATGAAATAATTGGTCAAGAAAAAGGTATAAGAGCACTAAAGGCAGCATTGTGTAGCCCAAACCCTCAACATGTAATAATATATGGGCCTCCAGGCGTTGGTAAAACTGCGGCTGCTAGGTTAGTATTAGAATATGCAAAGGGTATTCCTCAATGTCCTTTTTCTAACAAAGCTAATTTTATAGAAGTTGATTGTACAACTATTAGATTTGATGAAAGAGGAATAGCAGATCCTTTAATAGGTTCTGTTCATGATCCAATTTATCAAGGAGCAGGAGCTTTTGGAAGTGCCGGGATTCCACAACCTAAGCAGGGAGCAGTTACAAGAGCACATGGTGGAATGCTATTTTTAGATGAAATAGGGGAACTTCATCCCATAGAGTTAAACAAACTTTTAAAAGTAATGGAAGATAGGAAAGTTTATCTTCAAAGTTCGTACTATAATTCAGAAGACCCTAATATGCCAGAGTACATAAAGGAAGTTTTTGAAAATGGATTACCAGCAGATTTTAGGTTAGTTGGTGCAACAACACGAAGTCCTGAGGAAATTAATCCAGCTATAAGATCAAGATGTGTAGAAATATTTTTTAGATATTTATCCTCGGAGGAAGTAGAAAAAATAGGTGAAAATGCTGTTAAAAAAGTATGTATGAAAATAGAAGAAGATGGCTTGAAATTAGTAGGAAGATATTGTACTAATGGTAGGGAAGCCATAAATCTCGTACAATTAGCAGCGGGCATAGCGATTAATGATACTAGAACAGAAATTATAAAGGAAGATATACTGTGGGTTATTGAAAATGGTCAATATTCACAGAGACCAGAAAAAAATATTTTGGAAACACCTAAGGTTGGCTATGTAAATGGACTTGGAGTATACGGTGCTAATTTAGGTGCGGTAATGGAAATAGAAGCTATGGCAAGGAAAGTAGGTAATAACAAGGGCAAAATTAACATTACAGGTATTGTTGAGAGTGAAGAGATTTCCTCCTCTAACCGAAAATTAATTAAAAAAAGTAGTGCTAAATGTTCAATTGAAAATGTAATTACAGTGTTGCAAAACTTAATAGGTAATTCTCTAAAGGACTATGATATACATGTTAATTTTCCAGGAGGTGTTCCAATCGATGGACCGTCAGCAGGAATAAGTATAGCAACTGCTATATATAGTGCTTTGACAGAAATACCAGTGAGTAATGATATAGCTATGACAGGTGAGATATCTATACTTGGTAAAGTTAAACCAGTAGGAGGAGTAAATGCAAAAATAGGAGCTGCTGCAAAAGCTGGAGCAAAACGAGTATTGATACCTTATGAGAATTGGGAAGAAAATTATAGTAAATTTACAGATATAAAAGTTATACCCGTAAAGAGATTAACAGAAGTCTTAGAACTATCATTAGTAACTAATAATAATATGGAAATAACAAAGGAAAATATGGGAAAAATTGGAAAAGATAAGGAAATAGGAATATTAACAGCTAAATCTTTAAGAGAAGAGTAA